One Pecten maximus chromosome 16, xPecMax1.1, whole genome shotgun sequence DNA window includes the following coding sequences:
- the LOC117345079 gene encoding LOW QUALITY PROTEIN: cationic amino acid transporter 4-like (The sequence of the model RefSeq protein was modified relative to this genomic sequence to represent the inferred CDS: deleted 1 base in 1 codon): MADGTMRERVREGMTSLWLAINRKKTVTDDFHDTPLKRCLNTFDITLLGIGHMIGAGIYVLSGTVIKDLAGPSAVLSFLFAGFAAILSALCYAEFGARVPKAGSAYSYTYVTLGELWGFIIGWNIVLEHLLGASAVARAFSGALDSIFNGAIRNSTLTNIGSLSKGSEWLSEYPDFVAFSVTIVVFIVVGTGAKFTMNFNNVFTVLNMTVLVFLICVGFYFADIHNWENTKRGGFFPNGFSGCLSGAATCFFAYIGFEGIATAGEEAKTPERSIPISTVTSLGIVTFLYIMVTAALTLMIPYYDVDPTAAFPKAFAIRSAEWAKYIVAIGTLFGITTSLLGSAFSLPRTIYAMSSDGLLFSIFAYIYPRTQTPIWGIFTFGMVSALMALLFEIETLVEFMSIGTLMAYTIVGASVIILRYLPVDKCQFKLKPEVEAEEVRQVSEMETEESSIIKKSKSHDDFGRLKEKLKSIPLLRSFQPGNASLLATFLILVFIVCFCATLIFGFSYIQAGAWWAIFLVILFGIAIIACFLVMIAHEKNDAFTTFSIPFVPLIPILSMFCNIALMLNLNHLTWIRLGIWMAVGLTIYFSYGLWHSHEARSTNGYGEIVHYTGDANISCSTISNMNEEIMEQQPARNPNEDFQGTM; encoded by the exons ATGGCGG ACGGCACGATGAGGGAGCGAGTGCGCGAGGGGATGACCTCGTTATGGCTTGCCATCAACCGGAAGAAGACAGTGACTGACGACTTCCATGACACGCCCCTTAAGCGATGCCTCAACACCTTCGATATTACCCTTCTGGGGATAGGTCACATGATCGGGGCCGGGATATACGTATTATCTGGCACTGTTATTAAGGATCTCGCCGGACCATCCGCTGTCCTGTCCTTTCTGTTTGCCGGATTCGCAGCCATTTTGTCAGCACTCTGTTATGCTGAATTTGGAGCCAGAGTTCCGAAGGCAGGTTCCGCCTACTCCTATACCTATGTGACACTAGGGGAGCTGTGGGGTTTTATCATTGGATGGAACATAGTCCTGGAACATCTCTTAGGCGCCTCGGCAGTCGCGCGAGCGTTCAGTGGCGCCCTGGACTCTATTTTCAACGGTGCAATTCGGAACAGCACTCTTACAAACATCGGTTCATTAAGTAAGGGAAGTGAATGGCTTTCGGAGTATCCGGACTTCGTCGCGTTTTCTGTGACTATTGTGGTCTTCATCGTTGTTGGAACAGGAGCTAAATTTACGATGAACTTCAATAATGTATTTACCGTGCTTAATATGACAGTACTGGTGTTTCTTATCTGTGTCGGGTTTTATTTTGCCGATATTCATAACTGGGAAAACACTAAAAGAGGTGGATTTTTCCCGAATGGATTCAGTGGTTGTCTTTCTGGTGCAGCTACCTGCTTTTTCGCTTACATAGGATTCGAAGGAATAGCCACAGCAGGGGAAGAGGCTAAGACTCCCGAACGTTCTATTCCGATCTCAACTGTGACGTCACTAGGAATTGTCACGTTTTTGTACATCATGGTAACGGCGGCGTTGACCCTGATGATTCCATACTATGATGTTGACCCGACTGCAGCATTCCCGAAGGCGTTTGCTATTAGAAGTGCCGAATGGGCCAAATATATCGTCGCTATAGGAACTCTGTTTGGAATCACAACGTCACTTCTTGGTTCGGCGTTTTCTTTACCACGTACAATTTACGCGATGTCATCTGACGGACTCCTTTTTAGCATATTTGCCTACATTTATCCAAGAACACAGACCCCTATCTGGGGAATTTTTACATTCGGGATGGTGTCGGCGTTGATGGCGTTGCTGTTTGAGATAGAAACTCTCGTTGAGTTTATGTCAATTGGCACTCTGATGGCC TACACCATAGTTGGAGCCTCTGTCATTATTCTTAGATATCTACCGGTTGACAAGTGTCAGTTTAAACTTAAACCGGAAGTTGAGGCCGAGGAAGTGAGGCAAGTATCGGAAATGGAAACCGAAGAAAGTTCGATTATCAAGAAATCAAAGAGCCATGACGATTTTGGACGTCTGAAAGAAAAGTTAAAATCCATACCACTGCTACGGTCCTTCCAGCCCGGAAACGCCTCTCTGCTGGCTACCTTCTTAATTCTTGTATTCATCGTTTGTTTCTGTGCCACCCTGATCTTTGGCTTTAGTTACATACAGGCGGGAGCCTGGTGGGCTATCTTCCTCGTGATCCTGTTCGGTATCGCTATCATTGCCTGCTTCCTAGTCATGATCGCCCACGAGAAGAATGACGCCTTTACCACGTTCTCG ATCCCGTTCGTGCCATTGATCCCTATACTGAGTATGTTCTGTAACATAGCTTTGATGTTGAACCTGAACCATCTCACTTGGATCCGTCTCGGTATCTGGATGGCCGTGG GTTTGACGATTTACTTCTCGTACGGTTTGTGGCACAGTCACGAAGCTCGCTCCACTAACGGGTACGGCGAGATCGTCCACTATACCGGGGACGCCAACATCTCGTGCAGCACCATCAGTAACATGAACGAGGAGATCATGGAACAACAGCCGGCCCGCAACCCTAACGAGGACTTCCAGGGCACCATGTAA
- the LOC117344562 gene encoding neuropeptide FF receptor 1-like — protein MQEPNNAIFLAIDVTLMVLITILNFIVIFILFAKANVRKSKNILLLSLAFADMFVGIFVIPNAISVMFLHVMWVDAVCKLCYYGEHAVCAASALSISVMAMDRMRAILFPFKFKSVHRCFPYFALGFVWTLALLYALRAPFVYGAVTRISDVSNVTNTECTVMDSQSDVHQVLVYVDFFVLFLLPSTVLVTCNVAVSIRLASQPNIQTTGRTRLLMKRRRSIRLLLAMIFLFIGCHLPLYSIRIHLLIVDSDIPFKDIIVQSLLILSWLNSLLNVLFYGSLNNDIKSTLAVMIKCQCMKRANRIHARVSTVRTTQRALQQSARVTSSTSI, from the coding sequence ATGCAGGAGCCTAACAACGCGATATTTCTGGCGATAGACGTGACTCTCATGGTCTTAATAACAATCCTCAACTTCATTGTTATCTTTATTCTTTTTGCTAAAGCTAATGTGAGGAAATCAAAAAACATTCTTCTTCTCTCACTGGCTTTCGCGGACATGTTTGTTGGGATATTTGTCATACCAAATGCCATCTCTGTTATGTTTCTCCACGTGATGTGGGTGGATGCTGTTTGTAAATTATGTTACTACGGCGAGCACGCTGTTTGTGCGGCCAGTGCTTTGTCTATATCCGTAATGGCGATGGACCGCATGCGTGCTATACTTTTCCCTTTCAAATTCAAAAGTGTACATCGCTGCTTTCCTTACTTCGCCCTTGGTTTTGTTTGGACATTGGCTTTACTGTACGCACTGCGAGCTCCCTTCGTTTatggtgccgtgaccaggatATCGGACGTCAGTAACGTTACCAATACTGAGTGTACCGTCATGGACAGCCAGTCTGATGTACATCAGGTCCTGGTGTATGTGGACTTTTTCGTACTTTTTCTCCTGCCTAGTACAGTTCTGGTGACGTGTAACGTGGCCGTATCTATCAGACTAGCTTCACAACCTAATATCCAGACGACGGGACGAACCCGTTTGCTGATGAAGAGAAGACGATCTATCCGACTCCTACTAGCCATGATCTTCCTCTTTATAGGATGTCATTTACCATTGTATTCCATTCGAATCCACCTCCTTATCGTCGATTCGGATATTCCTTTTAAAGATATCATTGTTCAGTCATTGCTCATATTGTCTTGGTTAAACAGTCTTCTGAATGTTTTGTTCTACGGTTCACTGAATAATGACATCAAGAGTACTCTCGCAGTGATGATTAAATGTCAGTGTATGAAACGAGCCAATAGAATACACGCGCGCGTGTCGACAGTCAGAACGACACAACGTGCACTTCAACAGTCCGCCAGAGTTACGTCATCTACTTCTATATGA